From Candidatus Omnitrophota bacterium, the proteins below share one genomic window:
- a CDS encoding c-type cytochrome, giving the protein MKEPQERYYNTEKLNVIFALVSVALLLCLVSMFADDYSRDWKNYQREFRALEIEKTRVKFDAESNKLAAQPEYQELAKKLEDAKAQYAQQCSDLKDVKKDVASLTAKQAVLTQSYQFTKAGLDTAKYKYEEARHASSPGAENLQAEYGKLSATAAQLKLDLEGLNQNLAEKRSVIDGCGHQVKDLERQQRALTAQLNIIQTKLRKIDPNERSLTNQIADIIRDLPVIDFANPNYKIEQIVLKDIKDDLGFKQANRVDRCVTCHLGIANPDYKNAPQPFTAHPNLELYLGKDSAHPMEDFGCTTCHGGRGRGTDFVSAAHTPSSEAQAEEWEKKYHWHKIHHWENPMLQKQYVEAGCFKCHSGQTVIKGAEKLNLGLNLIEKAGCYSCHAIDKYKDWPKPGPDLTKIASKSSKEWTHRWILDPKSIRHNTWMPSFFGLSNNSDADSQARSGQEVHAIVHYLFANSGDFEQAQPPLWGDPAKGEEIVSSVGCFGCHQIEKEKSDKPATRQSLHREQGPNLIGLGSKTSKTWLYNWLKNPYRYHPETKMPDLRLTDEEAAHAAAFLAQDKTADLNKNPISGIDTQVLDTIVQEFLLKTSSVRQAKDQVAKMTTDDKLLWAGQKLIAQYGCYSCHNIKGFENYKPIGTELTEEGSKSADRLDFGFAKIPHTKEAWFTQKMKDPRAFDKDKIKSADEELRMPQYHFKDEEVEALTTALLGFVKEKPEPNKNKPRTPDNIAIEEGQKIVRQLNCQGCHMIEGEGGAIQSSVADWLVQYDNRSENEAKALITSFGPPNLAGEGAKVQAGWLFHFLHQPTPIRPWLKVRMPTYDINVAHLNAVLKYFNALDDQEFPFSDAKLPAPTPEELAAAEKLFSKDYFGCAQCHIVGDSLPAGSPDSWAPDFALAKTRLKPEWLLEWLKNPQKFLPGTKMPTYFDPSSFDQSGPEDILGGDENLQIKALRDYLYNISDHPQPKPAPAKAEPPKPAEAPADDNPPAAGSPAQESETETTAP; this is encoded by the coding sequence GTGAAAGAACCCCAGGAACGATATTACAACACCGAAAAACTCAACGTCATTTTCGCGCTGGTCAGCGTGGCGCTCTTGTTATGTCTGGTATCGATGTTTGCGGACGACTATTCCCGGGATTGGAAAAATTATCAGCGGGAATTCCGCGCCCTGGAGATCGAGAAAACCCGCGTCAAATTCGATGCGGAGTCGAACAAACTCGCGGCGCAGCCCGAGTACCAGGAATTGGCCAAAAAGCTGGAGGACGCCAAGGCCCAGTACGCCCAGCAATGCTCCGACCTCAAGGATGTCAAAAAGGACGTTGCTTCTCTGACTGCCAAACAGGCGGTCCTCACCCAGAGTTATCAATTCACCAAGGCCGGCCTGGACACGGCCAAATACAAGTATGAGGAAGCCCGTCACGCGTCCTCCCCCGGCGCGGAAAACCTCCAGGCCGAATACGGGAAACTCAGCGCCACCGCCGCCCAACTCAAGCTTGACCTGGAAGGCCTTAACCAGAACCTCGCTGAAAAACGCTCCGTTATCGACGGCTGCGGCCATCAGGTCAAAGACCTCGAACGCCAGCAAAGGGCGCTGACCGCCCAGCTTAATATCATCCAGACCAAACTCAGGAAAATCGATCCCAATGAACGGTCGCTTACCAATCAGATCGCGGACATCATCCGTGACCTGCCTGTCATCGACTTCGCCAACCCCAACTACAAAATCGAGCAGATCGTGCTCAAGGATATCAAGGACGACCTCGGTTTCAAGCAGGCCAACCGGGTGGACCGTTGCGTCACCTGCCACTTGGGCATAGCCAACCCCGATTATAAAAACGCGCCCCAGCCGTTTACCGCGCACCCCAACCTGGAGCTCTATTTAGGGAAAGATTCAGCCCACCCGATGGAAGATTTCGGCTGCACGACCTGCCATGGCGGGCGCGGACGGGGGACCGACTTTGTTTCCGCCGCCCACACGCCGTCCTCGGAAGCCCAGGCCGAAGAATGGGAGAAAAAATACCATTGGCACAAGATCCATCACTGGGAAAACCCGATGCTTCAAAAACAATACGTGGAAGCCGGGTGCTTCAAATGCCACTCCGGGCAGACGGTCATCAAGGGCGCTGAAAAGCTCAACCTGGGGCTGAACCTGATCGAAAAAGCCGGCTGTTATTCCTGCCACGCCATCGACAAGTACAAAGACTGGCCTAAACCAGGGCCTGATCTGACAAAGATCGCCTCCAAATCGTCCAAAGAGTGGACACACCGCTGGATATTGGATCCCAAATCCATCCGCCACAACACCTGGATGCCGTCATTTTTCGGCCTGTCCAACAACAGCGATGCCGATTCGCAGGCCCGCAGCGGACAGGAGGTCCACGCCATTGTCCATTACCTTTTCGCCAACAGCGGGGATTTCGAGCAGGCCCAGCCGCCGCTCTGGGGCGACCCGGCCAAAGGCGAAGAGATCGTCTCGTCGGTCGGCTGTTTCGGATGCCACCAAATCGAAAAAGAAAAAAGCGACAAACCCGCCACCCGCCAGTCTCTGCACCGGGAACAGGGGCCGAACCTGATCGGGCTGGGCAGCAAGACCTCCAAAACCTGGCTTTATAACTGGCTGAAAAATCCTTACCGCTATCACCCGGAAACCAAAATGCCGGACCTGCGCTTGACGGATGAAGAAGCCGCACATGCGGCCGCGTTTCTGGCCCAGGACAAAACAGCGGATCTGAATAAAAACCCAATTTCCGGGATCGACACCCAAGTTTTGGATACAATCGTCCAGGAATTCCTCCTAAAAACCTCGTCCGTACGCCAGGCCAAGGACCAGGTGGCCAAAATGACAACAGATGACAAACTCCTTTGGGCCGGGCAAAAGCTGATCGCCCAGTACGGCTGCTACTCCTGCCATAACATCAAAGGTTTTGAAAACTATAAGCCCATCGGGACCGAGCTCACGGAAGAGGGGAGCAAGTCCGCCGACCGGCTCGATTTTGGCTTTGCCAAAATTCCGCATACCAAAGAAGCCTGGTTTACACAGAAAATGAAGGACCCCAGGGCCTTTGACAAAGACAAAATCAAATCCGCGGACGAAGAACTCCGCATGCCCCAGTATCATTTCAAGGATGAGGAAGTCGAAGCGCTCACCACCGCTCTGCTGGGATTCGTCAAGGAAAAACCGGAACCCAACAAAAATAAGCCGCGCACGCCGGACAACATAGCCATCGAAGAAGGACAAAAAATCGTCCGGCAATTGAACTGCCAGGGCTGCCATATGATCGAAGGCGAGGGGGGAGCAATCCAGTCCAGCGTCGCCGACTGGCTGGTCCAATATGATAACCGCAGTGAAAACGAGGCCAAGGCCCTGATCACCAGTTTCGGCCCGCCGAATCTGGCCGGAGAAGGCGCCAAAGTCCAGGCCGGCTGGCTCTTTCATTTCCTCCACCAGCCCACGCCGATCCGGCCATGGCTGAAGGTCCGGATGCCGACCTACGATATCAACGTGGCGCACCTGAACGCGGTCCTCAAATATTTCAACGCCCTGGATGACCAGGAATTTCCGTTCTCGGACGCCAAACTGCCGGCGCCGACCCCCGAAGAACTTGCCGCCGCCGAAAAACTGTTTTCCAAGGATTATTTCGGCTGCGCCCAATGCCACATCGTCGGCGATTCGCTCCCGGCAGGGTCGCCGGACAGCTGGGCGCCGGACTTTGCCCTGGCCAAAACACGGCTCAAACCGGAGTGGCTCCTGGAGTGGCTGAAAAATCCGCAAAAATTCCTGCCGGGGACAAAAATGCCGACCTATTTTGACCCTTCCAGCTTTGACCAGTCCGGGCCGGAAGATATTCTTGGAGGAGACGAAAATCTTCAAATCAAGGCCCTGCGCGATTACTTATACAACATCTCCGACCATCCGCAGCCCAAGCCCGCGCCGGCCAAAGCCGAACCGCCCAAGCCGGCCGAAGCTCCGGCAGACGATAATCCTCCGGCCGCCGGATCGCCGGCACAGGAGTCCGAGACCGAAACCACGGCTCCTTAG
- a CDS encoding cytochrome C, whose product MENIKLFINHIIEPKIIFPFLVLIFFFVFPPTEGLYKINRRLRIYKLWTKGGAVAIFSVLFLLFGFGLTDPNFLKIVTKPDNVPIVGLLFLVVFFLWFTMKQAEDNDARIAQGKEPNEATDAKEKILVWPDLVYIEFIALIICSALLIVWSIVLKAPLEEPANPTVSPNPSKAPWYFLGLQEMLVYFDPWIAGVLFPTVIMIGFMCIPFIDDNKRGGGYYCFHGRKMAISIFLFYWLLLWIFLITTGTFLRGPNWNFFGPFEYWDIHKLEALTNINLSELIYMKLLNRGLPDNILLREAGGFLLLGGYFLVLPALLAKTFFKTIYDRLGPVKYTIFTVLLLMSAGLPIKMFLRWAFNIKYLIAIPEFFFNI is encoded by the coding sequence ATGGAAAATATCAAATTATTCATCAATCACATCATCGAGCCCAAGATCATTTTCCCGTTCCTGGTGCTGATTTTCTTTTTTGTTTTCCCGCCGACCGAAGGTCTTTATAAAATCAACCGCCGCCTGCGCATCTACAAGCTCTGGACCAAAGGCGGCGCCGTCGCCATCTTTTCCGTTCTGTTTCTGCTGTTCGGCTTCGGGCTGACCGACCCCAATTTCCTCAAGATCGTGACCAAGCCCGACAACGTTCCGATCGTCGGGCTCCTTTTTCTGGTGGTGTTCTTCCTGTGGTTCACCATGAAACAGGCGGAAGACAACGACGCACGGATCGCTCAGGGGAAAGAGCCGAACGAGGCGACGGACGCCAAAGAGAAGATCCTGGTCTGGCCGGACCTGGTCTACATCGAATTCATCGCGCTGATCATCTGCTCCGCGCTGTTGATCGTCTGGTCCATCGTTTTGAAAGCCCCTCTCGAAGAACCGGCCAATCCGACCGTTTCCCCGAACCCGTCAAAAGCGCCCTGGTACTTCCTGGGGCTCCAGGAAATGCTGGTGTATTTTGACCCCTGGATCGCCGGGGTCCTTTTCCCGACGGTCATCATGATCGGATTCATGTGCATCCCGTTCATCGATGACAACAAGCGGGGGGGAGGATACTACTGTTTCCACGGCCGGAAAATGGCCATTTCCATCTTCCTGTTTTACTGGCTGCTGCTCTGGATCTTTCTGATCACCACCGGGACGTTCCTGCGCGGCCCCAACTGGAACTTTTTTGGGCCTTTCGAATACTGGGACATCCACAAACTCGAGGCCCTGACCAACATCAACCTCTCGGAACTGATTTATATGAAGCTCCTCAACCGGGGGCTTCCGGACAACATCCTGCTCAGGGAAGCGGGAGGGTTTCTCCTGCTGGGCGGATATTTTCTGGTCCTGCCGGCGCTTCTCGCCAAGACCTTTTTCAAAACAATCTACGATCGGCTGGGGCCCGTGAAATACACCATTTTCACGGTGCTCTTGCTCATGTCCGCCGGACTCCCGATCAAAATGTTTTTGCGCTGGGCGTTCAATATCAAATACCTCATCGCGATCCCGGAGTTTTTCTTCAACATCTAA
- a CDS encoding cytochrome b N-terminal domain-containing protein, whose protein sequence is MTEPAAQKGFWDKLEENRIWRAIFRTGIPRTRRQRMMVVLNSVFLHLHPVRLPKHAVKVKYTWCMGGLSFFVFLVLTVTGILLMFYYRPTVEYAYGDIVDMKEQVPLGIMREIHRWGAHLMVITVWLHMFRVFMTGSYKPPREFNWCVGVVLLVLTMLMSFTGYLLPWDQLAIWAITVGSNMAGATPFLGNAGPGASLLAIGDVNFVHAASDARFAMLGGRFVGEGTLLRFYVLHCIGLPFIIMIFMIVHFWRVRKDGGISGPT, encoded by the coding sequence ATGACCGAACCGGCCGCACAAAAAGGTTTTTGGGACAAACTGGAGGAAAACCGTATCTGGAGGGCCATTTTCCGGACAGGCATTCCCCGCACCCGGCGCCAGCGCATGATGGTAGTGCTCAACAGCGTCTTTCTGCACCTGCATCCCGTGCGCCTGCCCAAACACGCGGTCAAGGTCAAATATACCTGGTGCATGGGCGGATTATCGTTCTTTGTTTTCCTGGTCCTGACGGTCACGGGGATCCTCCTGATGTTTTACTACCGGCCGACCGTGGAATACGCCTACGGCGACATCGTGGACATGAAGGAGCAGGTCCCGCTGGGCATCATGCGTGAGATCCACCGCTGGGGCGCGCACCTGATGGTCATCACGGTCTGGCTGCACATGTTCCGCGTGTTCATGACGGGGTCTTACAAGCCGCCGCGCGAATTCAACTGGTGCGTGGGCGTCGTTTTGCTCGTTCTGACCATGCTGATGAGCTTCACCGGATATCTCCTCCCGTGGGACCAGCTGGCCATCTGGGCCATCACGGTCGGGTCCAACATGGCCGGGGCCACGCCGTTTCTGGGCAACGCCGGGCCGGGAGCGTCGCTCCTGGCCATCGGAGACGTCAATTTTGTCCACGCCGCCAGCGACGCCCGGTTTGCGATGCTGGGGGGAAGATTCGTGGGGGAAGGGACCCTGTTGCGCTTTTACGTCCTGCACTGCATCGGCCTGCCGTTCATCATCATGATCTTTATGATCGTTCACTTCTGGCGGGTGCGGAAGGACGGGGGCATTTCGGGGCCGACATAA
- a CDS encoding ubiquinol-cytochrome c reductase iron-sulfur subunit, which translates to MEDKKITDPAANPENMDRRTFITWLAVGWAAFAAVVGGYGSMIMRYLFPNVLFEPKQSFLAGFPDDYAIGDVSERWKDAHGVWIVRDTEKIYALSTVCTHLGCTPNWMGNEDKFKCPCHGSGFYKTGINFEGPAPRPLERFKITLTENGEILVDKTQKFQQEKGEWSNPESYITV; encoded by the coding sequence ATGGAAGACAAGAAGATCACAGATCCTGCGGCCAATCCTGAAAATATGGACAGGCGCACATTCATCACGTGGCTGGCTGTCGGCTGGGCGGCCTTTGCCGCCGTTGTGGGCGGGTACGGCTCCATGATCATGCGGTATCTGTTCCCCAACGTACTCTTTGAACCGAAACAAAGCTTCCTGGCGGGATTTCCGGATGATTATGCCATCGGCGATGTTTCCGAGCGCTGGAAGGACGCGCACGGCGTCTGGATCGTCCGGGACACGGAAAAAATTTACGCCCTCTCGACGGTCTGCACGCATCTCGGCTGCACGCCGAACTGGATGGGCAATGAGGACAAATTCAAGTGCCCGTGCCACGGCAGCGGGTTTTATAAAACCGGGATCAACTTCGAAGGCCCGGCTCCGCGCCCGCTGGAGCGGTTCAAGATCACATTAACCGAAAACGGGGAAATCCTGGTGGACAAGACCCAAAAATTCCAGCAGGAAAAAGGCGAATGGAGCAATCCCGAATCGTATATTACGGTATAA
- a CDS encoding HEAT repeat domain-containing protein has translation MTDPTPETEKPFLKVILHSFFVIPFLIAVFCVLLFAGVRLLTRENQTAYDFLNDVKTGGLTKRWQAAFELSRVLANPQLIPQEERFQNEMISAFQNSRADDDKVRRYLALAMGRTGDPAYLKPLANGLKDEKEATLDALIYAIGTLKDERGSAPLYPFLDHPDSRVRSLTVAALGNIGADSSKTFLKKSLNDPEPNVQWGSAISLARMGDSAGEGVLFQLLNREYLSKFPEVDPYEQNHLILTALDAASRLDNPELIQKITWISQNDPNMAVRTAAMKVIQKK, from the coding sequence ATGACCGACCCAACCCCCGAGACGGAAAAACCATTTTTAAAAGTCATCCTGCATTCTTTCTTTGTGATCCCGTTCCTGATCGCGGTGTTCTGTGTTTTGCTGTTCGCCGGCGTGCGGCTCCTGACCCGGGAAAACCAAACCGCCTACGATTTTCTCAACGACGTGAAGACCGGCGGCCTCACCAAGCGCTGGCAGGCGGCCTTCGAACTTTCCAGGGTCCTTGCCAATCCTCAACTCATCCCCCAGGAGGAGCGCTTCCAGAACGAGATGATCAGTGCGTTCCAAAATTCGCGCGCCGATGACGACAAAGTCCGCCGGTACCTGGCCCTGGCCATGGGGAGGACCGGCGATCCGGCCTATCTGAAACCCCTCGCCAATGGGCTGAAGGATGAGAAGGAAGCGACCCTGGACGCCCTGATCTACGCGATCGGCACGCTGAAAGACGAGAGGGGCTCGGCGCCGCTCTATCCGTTCCTGGACCATCCCGACAGCCGGGTCCGCTCCCTGACCGTCGCGGCTTTGGGGAACATCGGGGCGGACAGCTCAAAAACTTTTTTAAAAAAATCTTTGAATGACCCGGAACCCAATGTACAATGGGGGTCAGCTATTTCCCTGGCCCGCATGGGAGACAGTGCAGGAGAAGGGGTTTTGTTCCAATTATTGAACCGGGAATATCTGTCCAAATTCCCGGAAGTTGATCCTTACGAACAAAACCACCTGATCCTCACGGCCCTTGACGCGGCCTCCCGGCTGGACAATCCGGAACTCATCCAAAAAATAACATGGATTTCGCAGAACGACCCGAACATGGCGGTCCGCACGGCGGCCATGAAGGTTATTCAAAAAAAATAG